In Mycolicibacterium nivoides, the DNA window TTGACAAAGACGGCTACCTGGTCGCCAACGGCGACTTCGTCGAGCCCGTCGGACCGGCATTCTGGGAGCGCAAATCATGAGCCCTGACCTTGCCAAGATCGCAGCGGCACAAGGCGATGCGATCGATTCCCGTTACCACCCCTCGGCCGCGGTACGCCGCCAGCTGAACAAGGTGTTCCCCACCCACTGGTCCTTCCTGCTGGGTGAGATCGCGCTGTACAGCTTCATCGTGCTGTTGATCACCGGTGTCTGGCTGACGTTGTTCTTCGATCCGTCGATGGCGCACGTCACCTACGACGGTGTGTACCAGCCGCTCCGCGGTGTGCAGATGTCGCGGGCCTACGAGTCCGCACTCGACATCAGCTTCGAGGTCCGCGGCGGTCTGTTCGTCCGCCAGATCCACCACTGGGCCGCACTGATGTTCGCCGCGTCGATCATGGTGCACATGGCGCGCATCTTCTTCACCGGTGCGTTCCGCCGCCCGCGTGAGGCCAACTGGGTGATCGGCTCGCTGCTGCTCATCCTGGCGATGTTCGAGGGCTACTTCGGCTACTCGCTGCCCGACGATCTGCTGTCCGGTATCGGTCTGCGCGCTGCGCTGTCCTCGATCACCCTGGGCATGCCGATCATCGGAACCTGGCTGCACTGGGCGCTGTTCGGCGGGGACTTCCCCGGCGAGATCCTGATCCCGCGCCTGTACGCGCTGCACATCCTGCTGATCCCGGGCATCATCCTGGCCCTCATCGGCGCGCACATGGCGCTGGTGTGGTTCCAGAAGCACACCCAGTTCCCCGGCCCCGGCCGCACCGAGCACAACGTGGTCGGCGTGCGCGTCATGCCGGTGTTCGCGGTGAAGTCCGGTGCGTTCTTCGCGATGATCACCGGTGTGCTCGGCCTCATGGGCGGCCTGCTGACGATCAACCCGATCTGGAACCTGGGCCCCTACAAGCCGTCTCAGATCTCGGCGGGTAGCCAGCCCGACTTCTACATGATGTGGACCGAAGGCCTGGCGCGTATCTGGCCGGCCTGGGAGTTCTACCCCTTCGGCCACACCATCCCCGCGGTGGTCTGGGTCGCGTTGATCATGGGCGGTGTCTTCGGCCTGCTGATCGCCTACCCCTTCATCGAGCGCAAGGTGACCGGCGACGACGCGCACCACAACCTGCTGCAGCGTCCGCGTGACGTTCCGGTGCGTACCGCGATCGGTGCCATGGCGATCGCGTTCTACATGGTGCTGACACTGGCCGCGATGAACGACATCATCGCGCTCAAGTTCCACATCTCGCTGAACGCGACCACGTGGATCGGCCGTATCGGCATGGTGGTGCTGCCGGGCATCGTGTACTTCATCGCGTACCGGTGGGCAATCTCGTTGCAGCGCAGCGACCGTGCGGTGCTGGAGCACGGCATCGAGACCGGCATCATCAAGCGCCTGCCGCACGGTGCCTACGTCGAGCTGCACCAGCCGCTGGGACCGGTCGACGACCACGGCCACCCGATCCCGCTGGAGTACCAGGGTGCTGCTCTGCCGAAGCGGATGAACAAGCTCGGATCGGCCGGCTCGCCGGGCACCGGCAGCTTCCTGTTCGCCGATCCGGCGGTCGAGCACGATGCGCTCACCGAGGCCGCACACGCCTCCGAGCACAAGGCACTGACCGCCCTGCGCGAACAGCAGGAGCGAAATGGCAACGGGGAGACCAACGGTCACCACTGACCACTCCCCTACCCCAAACAATCGCCGCAGCCTCGTGAAAGAGGTTGCGGCGATTGTTTTATGTGGAGGTCCCGAGCCCGGCGGCGATGACGGCTACGGCCAGGTGCCCTTGGGTCCTGAACGCGGTGCGGGCCCGGCGGGCGGATAGGTCGTCTGCAACGCCGAACCCGGAACGGAATCGGCCTGTTCTGCAGAGCGCCGAGACACAGGACCAAACGCCCGGGCAGACAAGGGATGTTGCCCGAACCGCCCAGACTGTTGCTCGGGCTGTTCTCCGAGCGATGGCGATGATGGCCGGTGGATCGGCCGGATCCGCCGGCTTGCCGTAGACGATGGCACCGCGTCTTGCCCCCGCGCTACTCCGGTCCGGTGGGAACGGGAAGTCGAAATCCGGTGGGCCGGGATCGTTGGGCTTGAACGGTGTCTCGGCGATCTTGTTCTCGGTGATGTAGTCGTTGATCGCCTTGTGCGGACCGGTGATGTTCGGCCGCTCCGCCGCGGCACCCGGCCTCGCGCGGGTTCAGGACCGCAACGCGTCGAGCTGTCGCAGCGCGACGATCGGCAGCGCGACGATGCCCGCGGTGACCAACCCGGCCAGGCCGTAGAGGCACCAGGCCGCCACATTGCTGCCGGTCGCCATCAGATAGGTGGCCAGCCCGATGGCCGCGGTACCCAGACCGATGGCGCAGGTGACCGCCAAGGTGAACCGCAGCCACACCGCTTCGGTGGCGGCGGTCGCCGCACCGGTGCCCGCGGTGTAGCGACTCATCGCGACCGGGGCGGCCCGGTAGCTGCCCCCGATCGGGCGCGGTGACCGGGCGGGCGGCAGGGGTCGCCGTCCACCGGGCTGGCGGTTGTCGGCCTGGGCCCGGGCGCGCAGCAGCAACGGCACCGCCCCGGCGATCACCAGCACCGACAGGCCGATCACGGTGTAGAGCACCCACGGGGTGTCAGCACTCTCAGATCCCTGCGGATGACTGCGGCCGAGATCCACCAGGGCGACGACAGCGGCCACCCCGGCACCCAGCGCAGCGAGCCAGACCGCGGCGCATGCGCCCAGCAAAACCCGGTCGGTGTTGTCGAGTTCGCTGCTTGGCCCGGACATCAGCAGGCAGTCTGCGCGGAGTTGTTGGCGTTCGACGACAACACGGTGCCGTCGCTGGCCGTGATCGAGCAGTTCAATCTGCTCACCAGGAACAGGCTGGATGCCTCGACCGAACCCACGTCCGAGTTGGAGATCGGGGTCATCGTGAAGGTCCACGGGATGTAGACGTTGCGCAGAGTGCGCCGGTTTCCGTTCCCGTCGACGTAGGTGATGGTGATGATGTCACCCGGGGCCTTGGTGCCCGTCACCGAATAGGTGACCTGGCGGGGTCCGGCATGCGTCGTGGTGGTGGTCGGCGGCGCCGTCGTGGTGCTCGGGGCCGGCGCGGGCCTGCACCGGCGGCGCCGACGTGGTGGTACTCGGCCGCGGGGTCGCCAGGTTGCTGGTGTCGTCGTCCCGGGTGACCAGGACGGCCACCGAAGCCACCAGGGCGACCGCCGCGATGATGGCGGTGATACCGACCACCCACGGCCAGCGCGGCGGTGGGGAGGTGTCGACCAGCTCCGTCGACGCGTCGTAATCGTCGTAGTCGTAGAGCGCCACATCGGAAGGCACGTACGGCCCGCTGGTGAACTGCTCGGACTCGGGCGCGGAGTACGCCTGTGAGTAGAACTCCGTCTCGCCGCCATCCGCGTCGGCGCCCGCGACCTCCGTGGGCTCCTCGGGTGCGGAGTGCTTTCCGGGTTGATCCGGCAAATCAGAACCGGAGGCACCCGGTTCCGGGGGATTCGGCCCGCTCATCTACGCCTATCCTTCTCGACAACTTCACTGCCACGCGGAGCGAGACGAAACCGTTCGCTGGTGACAGTGCCCCGGCAACATTACCCAACGAGGGGAAGCCGGCGAGTCCGGCGCTGCCGGTGGCGGATGAAGTGACGGCCCGATTGTGACCTTGACCAGGCCACAATCGGCACGTCCGGACGGGTCAGTGCTTCTCAGGTCCCCAGTAGTACTCGAAGACCAGGCCGCCGACAGCTGTCAGCACGAAGCAGACGCCTGCGACGATCAGCCAGGGAAGCCACAGGGCGGCGCCCACAGCGGCGACCGAGAAAGACAGCGCGATCAGGATGGGCCACCAGCTGTGCGGCGAGTAGAAGCCCAGTTCCCCTGCGCCGTCACTGATCTCGGCGTCTTCGTAGTCCTCGGGGCGGGTGTCGAGACGACGCGCCACGAAGCGGAAGAAGGTGCCGGTGATCAAGGTCAGGCCGGTGGTGAGCACGAGCGCGGTGGTACCGGCCCACTCGACGCCACCGGTGGCGAACATCGCCGTCAGCACGCCGTACAGCACCGCCGACAGGGCGAAGAAAGCCGTGAGGATCTCGAACAGTCGAGCTTCAATATGCATTGCGTGTAGCCCCTACTTGCTCGCCTGCGGTGCCTGCTCACCGCGTCGGGTGTCAAACGGGTGGGTCGTGACAGCCAACGGCTCCTGGTTGATCGCCGCCAAAGCCTCGGCGTTGGTCTTGCCTGCCGTGCGCTGATCCATGTAGGCCTTGAAGTCATTGGGTTCGACGACCCGGACCTCGAAGTTCATCATCGAGTGGTAGGTACCGCACATCTCGGTGCAGCGTCCGACGAACGCACCGGTCTGCTCGATCTTGCTGACCTGGAAGATGTTGTCCGAGTTGTTGGCCTTCGGCTCCGGCATCACGTCGCGCTTGAAGAGGAACTCCGGCACCCAGAAACCGTGGATCACGTCCGCGGAGTTGAGCTGGAACTCGACGCGCTTGCCCGCCGGGAGCACCAGCACCGGGATCTCCGTGGAGGTGCCCAGCGTCTCGACCTTGTCGAAGTTCAGGTAGGTGCGGTCCTCGGGGTTGAGGCCGCGCACCGCGCCCACGCGCTCCTGGCCGTGCTCGTCCTTGCCCTCCGGCTTGGACGTCATCGCGGCCTTGCGCTCGGCGTCGACACCGTCGTAATCGAATGTGCCGTCGGCGTAGTCGATCTTCTGGTAGCCGAACTTCCAGTTCCACTGGAAGGCGGTCACGTCGATGACGACCTCGGGGTTGGGGTCCTTGTGGAGCATGCGCTCCTGGACCACCACGGTGAAGTAGAACAGCACCGAGATGATGAGGAACGGGATGACCGTCAGCACCAGCTCCAGCGGCATGTTGTAGCCGAACTGGCGCGGCAGCTCGGTGTCGCCCTTCTTCTTCCGGTGGAATGCACTGGACCAGAAGATCAGGGCCCACACGATGGCGCCCACCACGAAGGACGCAATCACGGAGCCGATCCACAGCTCTCGGTTGAGTTTGCCCTCTGGGGTGATTCCGGTCGGCCAACCGAGCGCGAGTGCGTCCTGCCAGCTGCAGCCGCTCAGCAAGAGGGCTGAGCCACCCAGGACAATGGTCAACAACGCCGCTCGGGCCACCTTCTTAAGCCCGCGAGGTGTCACGTTGGCGCCTCCTAGATCGGTATTTCGCGACCGCGACCGGTCGTTGTTTTGCGAATACTACGCAGCGTAGACCACGCCGGTCCACGGGAGCGAAGCGACTCGGGAATGGCGTCGCGACGGGACCGGAGCGACTGGCGCAACGGCCCGGGTGGTGGTCTCGCGGACCCGCCGGATCAGACATACTGGCGCGGTGTGCGGACTGCTCGCCTTGGTAACTGCCCCTACCGGATCCAACCCGGGTGACGCCTCCCCCGACGCCGGATCTCGGCTGGTCGACGCGGTGGCGAACGCTTCCCACCTGATGCGGCACCGGGGCCCCGACGAGCCCGGCACCTGGGCCGACACGACCGGCGACGGGCCCGACGGCACCGTGGTGCTCGGCTTCAACAGGCTCTCGATCATCGACATCGCGCACAGCCACCAGCCACTGCGGTGGGGACCTGCCGACGCACCGGACCGGTACGTGCTCGTGTTCAACGGCGAGATCTACAACTATCTGGAACTTCGTGAGGCCCTGCGGTCCGAGTTCGGTGCTGTATTTCACACCGACGGCGACGGCGAGGCCATCGTCGCGGCCTACCACTACTGGGGTACCGACGCGCTGAATCGGCTCCGCGGCATGTTCGCGTTCGCATTGTGGGACACCGTCGAGCGCGAATTGTTCTGCGCCAGGGACCCGTTCGGCATCAAGCCGCTGTTCATGGCCACCGGGCCGGGCGGCACCGCGGTGGGTAGCGAGAAGAAGTGCCTGCTCGACCTCGCCGGCCCGCTAGGACTGGATCTGGGCATCGACGAACGGGCGGTGCAGCACTACACGGTGCTGCAGTACGTACCCGAACCCGAGACGCTGCATCGCGGCATCCGCAGGCTGGAGTCGGGCAGTTACGCCCGCCTGCGGCCCGGCGGCCGGCCCGAGGTGACCCGCTACTTCGTGCCGAAGTTCAACGCTGTGCCGTTCGTGAAGGGGTCCGAGCAGTCCCGGTACGACGAGATCACCGCCGCGCTTGAGGATTCTGTCGCCAAGCACATGCGCGCCGATGTCACGGTGGGTGCCTTCCTGTCCGGCGGCATCGACTCGACGGCGATCGCGGCGCTGGCGATGCGTCACAACCCCCGGCTGATCACCTTCACCACCGGCTTCGAGCGTGAGGGCTTCTCGGAGGTCGATGTCGCCGTGGCTTCCGCCGAGGCGATCGGCGCCCGGCACGTCGCCAAGGTGGTGAGTCCGGCAGAGTTCGTCGAGGCGCTGCCCGAGATCGTCTGGTATCTGGACGAACCGGTGGCCGACCCGGCCCTGGTGCCGCTGTTCTTCATCGCCCGTGAGGCGCGCAAGCACGTCAAGGTGGTGCTGTCCGGCGAGGGGGCCGACGAGCTGTTCGGCGGCTACACGATCTACCGGGAACCGTTGTCGCTCAGGCCGTTCGACTACCTGCCGCGGCCCGTACGCAAATCACTGGGCAAGGCGTCGAAGCCGCTGCCGGAGGGCATGCGGGGCAAGAGCCTGCTGCACCGCGGTTCGCTGACCCTTGAGGAGCGCTACTACGGCAATGCCCGCAGCTTCTCCGACGAGCAGCTGCGCGCGGTGCTGCCGGGCTTCCGGCAGGAATGGACGCACACCGACGTCACGGCCCCGGTGTACGCCGCGTCGCAGGGCTGGGATCCGGTGGCGCGGATGCAGCACATCGACCTGTTCACCTGGCTGCGCGGCGACATCCTGGTCAAGGCCGACAAGATGACGATGGCCAACTCGCTGGAGCTACGGGTGCCGTTCCTGGACCCCGAGGTGTTCGCGGTGGCTTCCCGGCTGCCGGTCGACCAGAAGATCACCCGCTCGACGACCAAGTACGCGCTGCGGCGCGCCCTGGAGCCGATCGTGCCGGCCCATGTGCTGAACCGGCCCAAGCTGGGCTTCCCGGTGCCGATCAGGCACTGGCTGCGCGCCGGTGAGCTGATGGACTGGGCCTACGCCATGACGGCGTCCTCAGGAGCCGGGGAGTACGTCGATCTCGCCGCGGTCCGCACCATGCTCGACGAACACCGCAGCGGCGTCAGCGATCACAGCCGCCGGTTGTGGACCGTGCTGATCTTCATGCTGTGGCACGCCATCTTCGTGGAGCACAGCGTGACCCCGCAGATCAAGGAACCGCACTACCCGGTACAGCTCTAGGCGGCTCGCCGCCGTGCAGCTCTAGGCGGCTCGCCGCCGTGCAGCTCTAACCGCGAACAGAAGCAGAAATTGCCCCGAAACCGTGGTTTCGGGGCAATTCCGCGTCGGTTCGGTCAGGCCAGAGCTTTGGCGATCTCGGCGCCCGCTTCTGCCCCGTAGGCATCGGTGAGGCGCTGCACGGCCTCGGCCGCGTCCCAGGTCCATTCCTGCGGACCCGTCGACTCCAGGACCAGCACCGCGACCAGCGACGCCAGTTGGGCGGAGCGCTCAAGGCCCAGTCCGGCGCTGCGTCCGGTCAGGAAGCCGGCGCGGAACGCGTCGCCGATTCCGGTGGGGTCGGCCTGATGCTTCTCGGGCACCACGTCGACGTGCACGAACGTGCCGTCCGAGCTGACCAGGTCGACACCCTTGGCGCCGAGCGTGGTGACGCGCAAACCGATCTGGCTCATCACCTGGGCCTCGCTCCACCCCGACTTCTGCAGCAGCAGATCCCACTCGTAGTCGTTGGTGAACAGGTAGGCGGCGCCGTTGATGAGCTTGCGGATCTCCTCGCCGGAGAGCCGGGCCAGCTGCTGCGAGGGATCGGCAGCGAAGGCCAGGCCGAGCTTGCGGCACTCCTCGGTGTGCAGGAACATCGCCTCGGGATCGTTGGCGCCGATGATCACCAGTTCCGGCTTGCCGACGCGATCCACCAGGTCGGCCAGCGCGATGTT includes these proteins:
- a CDS encoding cytochrome b, whose translation is MSPDLAKIAAAQGDAIDSRYHPSAAVRRQLNKVFPTHWSFLLGEIALYSFIVLLITGVWLTLFFDPSMAHVTYDGVYQPLRGVQMSRAYESALDISFEVRGGLFVRQIHHWAALMFAASIMVHMARIFFTGAFRRPREANWVIGSLLLILAMFEGYFGYSLPDDLLSGIGLRAALSSITLGMPIIGTWLHWALFGGDFPGEILIPRLYALHILLIPGIILALIGAHMALVWFQKHTQFPGPGRTEHNVVGVRVMPVFAVKSGAFFAMITGVLGLMGGLLTINPIWNLGPYKPSQISAGSQPDFYMMWTEGLARIWPAWEFYPFGHTIPAVVWVALIMGGVFGLLIAYPFIERKVTGDDAHHNLLQRPRDVPVRTAIGAMAIAFYMVLTLAAMNDIIALKFHISLNATTWIGRIGMVVLPGIVYFIAYRWAISLQRSDRAVLEHGIETGIIKRLPHGAYVELHQPLGPVDDHGHPIPLEYQGAALPKRMNKLGSAGSPGTGSFLFADPAVEHDALTEAAHASEHKALTALREQQERNGNGETNGHH
- a CDS encoding LpqN/LpqT family lipoprotein; translation: MTGPHKAINDYITENKIAETPFKPNDPGPPDFDFPFPPDRSSAGARRGAIVYGKPADPADPPAIIAIARRTARATVWAVRATSLVCPGVWSCVSALCRTGRFRSGFGVADDLSARRARTAFRTQGHLAVAVIAAGLGTST
- a CDS encoding DUF2561 family protein, with translation MSGPSSELDNTDRVLLGACAAVWLAALGAGVAAVVALVDLGRSHPQGSESADTPWVLYTVIGLSVLVIAGAVPLLLRARAQADNRQPGGRRPLPPARSPRPIGGSYRAAPVAMSRYTAGTGAATAATEAVWLRFTLAVTCAIGLGTAAIGLATYLMATGSNVAAWCLYGLAGLVTAGIVALPIVALRQLDALRS
- a CDS encoding cytochrome c oxidase subunit 4, which translates into the protein MHIEARLFEILTAFFALSAVLYGVLTAMFATGGVEWAGTTALVLTTGLTLITGTFFRFVARRLDTRPEDYEDAEISDGAGELGFYSPHSWWPILIALSFSVAAVGAALWLPWLIVAGVCFVLTAVGGLVFEYYWGPEKH
- a CDS encoding cytochrome c oxidase subunit II codes for the protein MTPRGLKKVARAALLTIVLGGSALLLSGCSWQDALALGWPTGITPEGKLNRELWIGSVIASFVVGAIVWALIFWSSAFHRKKKGDTELPRQFGYNMPLELVLTVIPFLIISVLFYFTVVVQERMLHKDPNPEVVIDVTAFQWNWKFGYQKIDYADGTFDYDGVDAERKAAMTSKPEGKDEHGQERVGAVRGLNPEDRTYLNFDKVETLGTSTEIPVLVLPAGKRVEFQLNSADVIHGFWVPEFLFKRDVMPEPKANNSDNIFQVSKIEQTGAFVGRCTEMCGTYHSMMNFEVRVVEPNDFKAYMDQRTAGKTNAEALAAINQEPLAVTTHPFDTRRGEQAPQASK
- the asnB gene encoding asparagine synthase (glutamine-hydrolyzing) yields the protein MCGLLALVTAPTGSNPGDASPDAGSRLVDAVANASHLMRHRGPDEPGTWADTTGDGPDGTVVLGFNRLSIIDIAHSHQPLRWGPADAPDRYVLVFNGEIYNYLELREALRSEFGAVFHTDGDGEAIVAAYHYWGTDALNRLRGMFAFALWDTVERELFCARDPFGIKPLFMATGPGGTAVGSEKKCLLDLAGPLGLDLGIDERAVQHYTVLQYVPEPETLHRGIRRLESGSYARLRPGGRPEVTRYFVPKFNAVPFVKGSEQSRYDEITAALEDSVAKHMRADVTVGAFLSGGIDSTAIAALAMRHNPRLITFTTGFEREGFSEVDVAVASAEAIGARHVAKVVSPAEFVEALPEIVWYLDEPVADPALVPLFFIAREARKHVKVVLSGEGADELFGGYTIYREPLSLRPFDYLPRPVRKSLGKASKPLPEGMRGKSLLHRGSLTLEERYYGNARSFSDEQLRAVLPGFRQEWTHTDVTAPVYAASQGWDPVARMQHIDLFTWLRGDILVKADKMTMANSLELRVPFLDPEVFAVASRLPVDQKITRSTTKYALRRALEPIVPAHVLNRPKLGFPVPIRHWLRAGELMDWAYAMTASSGAGEYVDLAAVRTMLDEHRSGVSDHSRRLWTVLIFMLWHAIFVEHSVTPQIKEPHYPVQL
- a CDS encoding carbohydrate kinase family protein, translated to MTIAVTGSIATDHLMRFPGKFSEQLLADHLQKVSLSFLVDDLVIHRGGVAGNMAFAIGILGGDVALVGAAGQDFGEYRTWLEGASVDCGSVLISESAYTARFVCTTDEDMAQIASFYPGAMSEARNIALADLVDRVGKPELVIIGANDPEAMFLHTEECRKLGLAFAADPSQQLARLSGEEIRKLINGAAYLFTNDYEWDLLLQKSGWSEAQVMSQIGLRVTTLGAKGVDLVSSDGTFVHVDVVPEKHQADPTGIGDAFRAGFLTGRSAGLGLERSAQLASLVAVLVLESTGPQEWTWDAAEAVQRLTDAYGAEAGAEIAKALA